The nucleotide window TAACTAAAATTCCGTGATTAACTAATCAGCCCTGCcacgaaaaaaaacaatgaaatcggGCTCCGAGAATCGATAGATACTGGCCAAGCTACATAGCTACCTGGTTTCGAGATGATTGGTACACGAATAACAGAGTAGTAGGACTTCAAAGTCGTGTCCAcgagaacaacaacaacctgaGTGGCGACTTGACAGGCCTTCTTCCCCTGCAAGAATAACTAATAGGACACAATCTTAAAAATGCAGATTTTCCTGAGACCAGCTTAGTCTTTGAAAATTTTCAACAAAGTGGGTTGAAACTAAAACATCTAATTGCCCCGTCGACGCTACAGAAAAGCATAAATACTGCTTCCCACCATAAGTTGCACTTCACAATTCTTTTGCCAGCATCATACAGCATGGACTTAATGAGCAGCCAGAGACAGCTGATTGACAAACAGCCAGCAACAAGTCCGCCTATTGACGTTTGCCAAGCACAAACAGAGCGTCCGAAGCCAAGACATCTACCCAGGGCTTCTGTGAGCGAAAAATTCGAGACAGGAACACCACAAAGGCGCGCCCCGAGCTGTTCCTCCTTACTTTCGATCCCTCCCAACCAGAACACTCTGAGTGACTCTGCAAGTCAATAATGAGTGTGGAGACGCGACATCACCTGGATGAAGGATTCCAATAGAAAAAGCCCAGGGGAGCCTGCTGGTTCCATAGCTACGATGGTAATTAATGCTAATGCCATCCAACCAATGGatgttataaataaaaaatggttcACATGGGAAGGGTGAGCATAACAAGCCCCTGttgggtgtttttatttttgttatgggAGAAATGGCAATGGGCAAAAGGTGAAGTCTATTGTGATTGAAAGGAGTGCAACATTATATCGATATAGTGATATATCACAATACTTTGTATCCTAACAGGTTATCGAAATGCTCCCACCAGGAATCGataagtcattttaaaaagatgtcTCTGTTTAATAAGGGAACAAAGCGGTATGTTTTCCACTGTATCCTATCAAATAATGGTTGCAGAACACATCACGGGAATAAATGGATGATAGTTActtcactatatatatatatatatatatatatatatatatatatatatatatatatatatatatatatatatatatatatatatctacatatatatatatatatatatatttatatgtatgtatatatatataagtcttGTATCACAAATTGTATTATATCAGGGGGTACCCAGAAATTGCCACACCGAGTGATTGACAGGTTGCTTTTCAATCTGGGGATTTGCAAAAGGAACCATCAAAAAGCCTGGTGTTCATTTACTACATGGAATTTACATGGCAGACTTTTTCGTAGATGCTGTTGTAGAGGAAATTGACAGGCCCAGTGAAGGAACTAGTGTTGGGAGGATTCTTTTTGACATTTGTAGAGATTTTGAGATGATCATTAAATATTGACAATGTGCACTAGTACTCGCAATATAGAGTATATTATGAGAAGACCACATTGGTCTTCCCACAATACAGTATCTTGCAGACTTTGACCAACATCAAATAACTGCAGATGTCAATCAAaaccgtatatatatatatatatatatatatatatatatatatatatatatatatatatatatatatatatatatatatatatatatatatatatatatatatatatatatatagtaataataataataacaattatataatataatattattatataataattattatatgtagtatatatatataaattatatatgtatgtttttattttattttatatataatacacatttatttattttacatttactaTTCAATGTCCAAATGAGACCGTCACTTTAAGAACGCTCGACTCCTCGGTCAATGACGTCATCACAAAGTGACGACCAGTTCCGCAAAAACAAGAGTTAGTCATTCATTATTTGAAATTATGTACATGAATAATCCTTCTAACACGTACGGATAATTTACAAATTTAAATAGCCGTGTTATAGGTTTTAATGTTCTTGCGCTTTCTTTTCAGAACAAGATGTCGACATCGATGATATATTTCACTTTAATATGTTTTCCCACGTTTGCACAAACGTCACTGCCGTTGGTTATAAACACTTGGAGCTTCAAAAATGCAACGGCTGCaggtactttgtttttttttgacgCCTTGATTGTATTAACCGACGTAATCAAAAGTCTTGCTCACGTGATCGAATGAATCGGAACGCGGAATAGAGCGTATACGTAGAGAGCGACAATTTGAGCGTACGTAGTTGCTAGGCAACGTAAAACCAATACTATGTCGCAATAGTGAGGTAACAAAATGTTCATCAATAAGGACTGATTGTCAGggtttttttatccatttgttAGATAaactcaaaaacaacaactgtgaCATGATTAGTTAGTCTCGAGTTTGTCGAGATTTCTTCATTTCCAAtgcatgttatttatttttcaaagttgCACCCTTTAAATATTTTCGTTCTAATATCACAAGGTTGGCTCACTGATATTTGGTCTGCTACCGCCATTACTCTTGGATAGAGAGCTTCAGTACACATTGTGGAAATTTTGTAGGATAATACGAAAGAGGTAGCTTTGAGGGCATCACATTAGGATTTTGAGCTGATTCCAAGCTCAAATCCATTATCCCTGTTATCTACTTTCTgataaaaaactgaaacttTTCTGTCAGAGACTGCATTTAAAACCAAGTGGGTTTCAAAACATGCAATGCTCGGTCTTCTCTTGCTCCGTTGAATTGTGCATCAGGGTTGATGCATTGGGAAGGAGCAGATTGGAAGCGTTACACTAGCACCTGTTCGGGGCTTTATCTGTCGAGGCGGCTTTCTACGAGGTGTGTGCCACATCGCCACCCCGACAGATGAAATCTGAACATGATGGGAgttaacagggaaaaaaaatatagcgACATTATAGAGAGCAAAGCATTAAAAGGCGGAGGGAACAGAAGATGTTTGCCACCAGATTACTTCAGGTCTTCTTGCAAACGCAATTTGGCCGCTGATGTGCAACAGGTTGAATTTCATAATGAATATCACTTAGAAAAGTGGCATTTGAATTGCTTTTGTACAATTATTTTGGGGTGTTTCTTTGATGCCTAACCACTCTTCAAGTATGAAATTACACAAGCAAGAAAATGTGTTGTTAGCGACATTCATCAGAAAAAGTTTCCATGTAAACGCTTGTCAAGGTCGCAGGTTGACCCtattaattctaatttaaatCTGAATGTCAACGGCTAAGTGTTATCTGTACTGTGTGTGACTTGTCCTACAGCATGGGCGACTCTACAGGCTGGCGGCTCGGTCTTAGACGCCGTGGAAAAGGGGTGCGATCGCTGCCAAGAGGAGCAGTGCGATGGTAGTGTGGGCTATGGCGGGAGCCCGGACGAGACCGGGGAGACGACATTGGACGCATTGATCATGGACGGGtacgaaaaaataaaaaacgcaaaaaagagggaataccatttttttttatgtctgtgCAGCAACACGATGGAAGTGGGGGCTGTGGCCGACTTAAAGAGGATCAAGAATGCCATTGGTGTAGCAAGAGCCATAATGGAGCACACAGAACACAGCATGCTTGTCGGAGAGTCAGGTACACAAACGATGAATTTACAAACTTGATGCATCAAGTGATGCCGTTTTCCACACAAGAATAATGTCCATTCAAATTTGCCAAACGGGTAATATAAGCCAAATCCACCATATTTtaccacatacctgtcaacctctgccgataactgcccttataaatgattgattccccttacaaaccccccaaaaaccttacaaacaccgtacgagttgtacgtttttttgggggtttgtaaggggaatcataattatttataagggcagttatcggcagaggttgacaggtatgtaccagGAAACGGCATTTGCTTGTATACTAACTGCAAAGAACAATAAGCCACAAATGGTACATCAAAATACAGACTGTATAGATACATACACCGTACTGGGCTTTAATAAACAGGGCTCAAAGATGGGGCGAAAAATCGTggtttatttttcataaatCATAGTAATTTGGAACCATAATCCACAATATAGGTTGAAACCCAAGCCATGCCCTAATTTGAAGCACCAACTCTGGTGTGAGATCAGatagttttctttttccaaGTTCTGGTAACTACTGGCCAGTCATCAAGTGATGTTCTCAATAGCAACACACAGGGGAAAGGCTATGCCTTTGTTACTCAgggacacataaaaaaatcccatcGCCTGATCCCAAACTCGTTACGAGGCAGGATGGATCTGTGCTTTCATGTTGTGTACAGTACATTCTGGCACTAATCACGTGTCAGCAGAAATAGAGAGCCATCAGACCAGGCAATGTTTTAGCCCAATCTTCTGCTGTCGGATCCATCCAAATTGCCGCTTCCAAGTTGTTAAACAGTGGCAGTGTCATCTGGTGTGATTTTCTTCAAGGTTCTACATCTTTCGGAGATATTCTCCTTCTGCATATATTCCAGTTCCCAGTCAAGTTGGACATTTCTTCCCTGATCTCCTGCCATCGTTAAGGCATTTTCTCCTGGAGAACAGCCACTAACGAGATATTTTCTTTTGGTTTGTTTCTCCCCAGACATTTCAACATTGTGAAACCTCACTTATGTGTTGGGTAAATCCCACTAGTGTCTCAGACAGTCCTTCCGATAACCAGTCACTTCAATGGCATTGTGATACTCGGTTTAAATTGGAGCATATCGTCTTGGCTATGTCTGGCTGCCTTCGTAATGACTGATTAGATGTCATATTTCCTCAGATAATGGGAGTGCACATCATTTAACATGAACGGAGACAGTTATCGTTTCAGTAGTGAGACATCCTGGTAGAAAACAGTAAATTGGTAAGAAATTCTGGACCCTGTTTTGAACACTGAAAagtagattggtgaaaaggtgtcctctttatgggttggaatgaaaacctgcacccactgcgaccctttgtggaatataTTGTTTAGCCACCTCTGCTCTAAATCCATCTTTATTGGTGGGACAGAACCAGGTCTCGTTTACCCATCCATTATCTGGAATGCATCTCTTCATGAAGGTCTGGAGTTCACCCACATCACGTTCGTCAACTTGCGGCTGGGTACCTCCCGATACGATTTGTGAAACAAGGCTCACCTTAACGATTATCTCGCAACATGGCGTTAAAAGAATTGCCATTACATGGTCGCGAAATCAATCGATGATATTCTACAATGCAAACCTCAGAGAAAATAAGTTTCTATATTGAAAAAattggggttttttttgcactgtAGCAGACAATCTGTAAaatattttggtcttttttttctctaattcAGCTGACTAACATGTTTTTGGATATCTTTCTGTTTTAAATAATTACTTGGTAGTAACCGGGTGTTATTTTTGCCTGAAGTAACCGAAAAAGGTTAataatttaatgttttgttttttgagtttCTCCGCCTCAAAGATTTGAGGTATGATTTTCTTACATAGAATAATGTGACTGCAGTGAATCATACCACttggtgtaaaaaataaattggtgCGATGGCCACTAGCCAGGAATAAATTGTGTTGTATGGCCATACTGTGAAATCATTGTTATTGTGAGCCTTGTATCGCAAATCATATAGGAAAATTCCCAAAGGTTCTCACGCCTattcaacacacacaaaaattgcTTGAAAATAAAAAGCGAACCACAGAAAATGTGCTGAAAAACTAACGCTCGTTATGTCTTTAAATTGGTGTTCAAAGCCATCTTGTGTGAAATTCATTCGTAAACTAATTTAAAGCAACCTAAAGGCATCTATATTGAGCGCTGCGGTTTCAGCCGCTGCATGTTAACGCTTGGTCGCTTCTCGGTGACGATCGCACTTATGATACGGAGAGCAAATTAGGTCTGTAAAATTGGCTCTCATGTCATTTTTCTACGTATGCAGCGACATTATTTGCAGAAAACATGGGCTTCGTCACCGAGGACCTGACCACCGTCAAGTCGCTGGATATGTTCACCCAGTGGCTGAAGGGCAGCTGCCAACCTAATTACCGAAAGGTGAGTACACCGGTATGTTGATTAACATGGTGTTAGCTTCGGGCACGCTGCTTCCAAAAGATAGTGGGCTGTGAACTTGACTGACAACTTAATAATGatgttgttcatttaaaaaaaatgaaaaaaaagagaggcTATTAGGTTTGGAGGCGTTTTGGTTCCTTAATTTATCTTGACCTTCTCAGCACGGGTGACAAATTATTATTCCTTCACGCTCGTACAATCGTCTTTTAGTTTTAAGGTTTAATTTAACGGTTGTGTTGTGATActtgttcaaatatttattcaaattattctattttttttttctaattttatatctgctcttctgtttttgttttctttatttctaAAGAATGTTTTTCCAAACCCAACCAAATCCTGCCGTCCCTACAAACCTATTGCCAACATTGGACTGGAAAAGCGACTTCATACTAATATTCACTCCCATGACACTATTGGTGAGTTTTTATGGATTGCCATGAGCTGAAACTATATTTTAAGAATGCATTCAAaagtttgaaatgtatttttcttctttactgCACTATGTCACTGATTAAAGTCATAAAACCTGTGAAATTTGGTAAATGTGGCGCACAAAACAGCGTGCCCGAAAAAGTCCCAAGGACGCAtgccatatttttttcaaagccCCCTTGACCAAATTCTATGAGGAAAATTTcacattaattattatttatttatttatcaggtATTATCGCATTTGACCGATACGGTCACGTAGCGGCGGGGACATCCACTAATGGACTCACTCATAAAATTCCAGggtatttcaattattttagtAGTAAGTAGAAAATGTACACTGAAATTGCACTGCACAATAGAACATGTTCTACTCCATCAACACAGTCGAGTCGGGGACTCTCCTATTGTGGGAGCGGGAGCATACGCCGACAGCTCAGTCGGCGCGGCAGCAGCAACCGGAGACGGGGATGTCATGATGCGCTTTCTGCCAAGGTagtccctcttttttttcttttaaatagcaTTTTTCCGGGAGGGTGTATTCTTTAAATAACTTGATTCACCCAAGATTAGGACTTTTGTATGATTATGACTAACTGgggataacattttttttaataagaattgaaactttttctaaaaacaaatggaatttatgttgtgtcatttaaatttcaaaacTAGTTTTATTCTTGCATGATAAATTTTTTTAACATGgtgaaacaaaaccaaaaaacatcCTTATTATGACCTGAAAATGCTTGAAAGATTGCAGCCTTTTTTGTCTTCTTGAAAAATATGACTTAATTCTCAAAATGGTAGGTAATTTACTACTTATTTTCTTTGATAAAATTATGAGTTAATTCTATGACTTCCATAAGACTATgactttttatgattttttcgGGGGGCGGTGTAATGACAACAACCCTAAAAATACAACTTATAAACGGGGGGAAATGCAATTACAGTCCGGTAAGAAACTTTCTGAAAACTTTATATTTAGTGGCCTGTAACCTGAACTTGAAGTTATGGAACACCAACCTAAGAGTTCTTTGATTAGCCTAATGAATAGCATTGGCGTGTATTCTGCCTCAAGGGACAGCAATGCACCCCGAGCTGACTGTGACAGCTCGGTTTAGCGGCCTTGACAAGCCCTCGTTAGTCGGCCTGACACATGTCTATTGCCACACTGCCAACAGTTTTTTGGCGGTGGAGATGATGAGGGCCGGAACGGATCCCTCGGCAGCCTGCGAGATGGCCATTTCGAGGATTAAGAGGCATTACGCAGACTTCTTTGGGGCGATCATCTGCGCTAACGCAACAGGCCATTATGGTGGGTGTTTGGATTCACACGTACGCTGATGCTCACAAACATACTGAGATGCCAAAAGTGATCATTACTTACCTGAGAGACAATATTCGTGACATTTTTGGGTTTAAATTTAGAATCAATgtaaagatacatttttttccaagccaAGTAGGAGTCAAAAAAATTGATCCTCAAATGTTAATTTGCAACACAACTTTAGGaagacattttttaatcttaGAAAGCAACACCTACCTAGCATATAAACTACCTCAGTGACAAATGACTACATGAGCCTAAACACATGCAGCCCATTAACTCTGACACTCCAAGAGAAGGTATAGCTATTTTGCTTCCCTGGCAATTCCAAGGCTGAAAGTTTAAGTTTAAACATCCTTTCTGAATAAATGCTACAAGAAGAAATAGAAGTATGTCGGTATACTTTAGTTACAAACCTTTAAATGTTTGAGTTGATATAGACTATGTATACATATTAGTTTCGATACACAAGTTTAAAGCTGGGTatcggaaccaaaaaaaaaagtatttgttcaACAGTAGgtataacttttttttgcttttttttcctaaaggtGCAGCTTGTAACAAGGTGCCGGGCTTATTGCAGTTTCACTACATGGTGTCAAACTGCGAATCTGATACGCCACTTCTCAAGTCGGTGGAATGCTTGTGATACTTTTGGggtggaaaatgtttttgtaacagATTAACCAAAATAAAGTAATAATTGTCTTTGTTTGGAgtctttaataaatatatataaaggtAACTTATACCTATTACGCGTTCATATTCATGTGGGTTTTAGTCATATGTTTAAACAGCAATTTAGTCCTAATTTGTTGCTAACAACCTGACAGAAAAGAAACACTGTTTCCACTCTCCGCCCACTGGAAATAATCACACTGTTTACCCTTTTGGTAGCCGCAGGTGTAGAAGTCACGACCGTTGTTGGGTCCCAGCTTGAGCACAGTCCTTATCACGCATCGTTTGCCATGGTGACAGGAGGGGAAGTGCAAGTCAGCCCACTgaagagagagaaagcgagGGTAATAAAAATGCTTTGAAGGTAACCTATCTTCCTGGAAAAGTGATTTTTAATAGCTTGTCATACAATTTGTTGAGTCCCTGAAGTGTCTGCCCTGACATGAaatgtgaaattaaacaaaagcAATTCTGGGAGCATGTCAGTCTGAGTTGTaattagtgttgcaccgatattACAATAAAATGGGGAGTATAAATAGAAATGATGTGCTGATGCTGAGCAATACTTACACACTTTTCAAGATGTGCTTTCCAACCACTGGTGACCTAAGCTAAGCACATCGCCCTGAAAAAGGTACACATGGGCCCTTCCAGAGATGTTAGTAGACATCCATTTGTGTGGCATCTGATCACCCTTCCTTCTACTATTACTTTGAGTGAGTTTAGCATCATtagatccaatccatttgctgCCGACTTCCCAATTCAAACGATTTGGGTATCTAGCTCCATCAATTGCAGACGCCGAGTTATGCAGGGTCCATTCAAGCCATGATAGCAATTAAAATCAGGTGTCAGAATCGGTATCGGTAGACAAGAAATGGCTCAAGTGTAACACGACTCTAAAGTGAAAGTATGCAAGGAATGAGACTTCTTACCTCGAAGAAATTGCACTTGGTCTCCCGGGGCAGTGAGCAAGTGTAAAACCGTCGTCCCTTATTGTCGCCTTCCTTGTGGACAACTCGCAAGAGAGCCGGGCGACCGTGGGACCCACACGGGGGAGCTCTGCATGGGCTGGATTGTGCTCCTGCTGTTGTCTCCGTACTAACAAAAGAGAGCagacacaaattaaaacaaatccttttgaaatggatgttttttgcaaaaaaatattttattctaaTTTCTGTTTCAGAAAAAATATCTAATTAACTATAAATAGTTCACTATTTTATCTTTCCTTTATAAAAAATACTTTGTGTGACCACAAGACAACATTTTatctagaaaaataaaaacacatgacAACTCTTTTCCTAAGTAAATGTA belongs to Stigmatopora argus isolate UIUO_Sarg chromosome 9, RoL_Sarg_1.0, whole genome shotgun sequence and includes:
- the aga gene encoding N(4)-(beta-N-acetylglucosaminyl)-L-asparaginase gives rise to the protein MSTSMIYFTLICFPTFAQTSLPLVINTWSFKNATAAAWATLQAGGSVLDAVEKGCDRCQEEQCDGSVGYGGSPDETGETTLDALIMDGNTMEVGAVADLKRIKNAIGVARAIMEHTEHSMLVGESATLFAENMGFVTEDLTTVKSLDMFTQWLKGSCQPNYRKNVFPNPTKSCRPYKPIANIGLEKRLHTNIHSHDTIGIIAFDRYGHVAAGTSTNGLTHKIPGRVGDSPIVGAGAYADSSVGAAAATGDGDVMMRFLPSFLAVEMMRAGTDPSAACEMAISRIKRHYADFFGAIICANATGHYGAACNKVPGLLQFHYMVSNCESDTPLLKSVECL